In one Roseburia intestinalis L1-82 genomic region, the following are encoded:
- a CDS encoding DUF3991 and TOPRIM domain-containing protein, with the protein MRTNRPYVQIDPDVLERVRQIDLLSYLREFEPSNLVKVKGTSNVYCTAEHDSLKISNGKWYWWSRGFGGYSALDYLIKVKEYDFVEAVEILTGQTMADWKPPPTPKKDEPKVLLLPPKNKDCNRVIQYLFGRGIDYQLIQECISDGTLYESADYHNAVFIGKDESGTPKYAALRGTLGSTFKQDASGSDKRYSFRLLAKKPADTVHLFEAAIDLLSYATYLKCEGKDYKSESLLSLSGVYQPKKEMKDSKIPIALTTFLSANPQIKTIVLHLDNDKVGRLCTATLKELLQKDYKIVDDPPPVGKDFNDFLLSYLEIARPMPKCERSDSR; encoded by the coding sequence TTGAGAACTAACCGACCCTATGTGCAGATTGACCCAGATGTGCTTGAACGGGTACGCCAGATTGACCTGTTATCCTATCTGCGTGAGTTTGAGCCGAGCAATCTCGTTAAGGTCAAAGGCACAAGCAATGTGTACTGTACCGCAGAACACGACAGCTTGAAGATTTCCAACGGCAAATGGTATTGGTGGTCGAGAGGTTTCGGCGGCTATTCTGCCCTCGATTATCTTATCAAAGTCAAGGAATATGACTTTGTGGAAGCCGTGGAAATTCTCACGGGACAGACTATGGCGGACTGGAAGCCACCCCCTACTCCCAAGAAAGATGAGCCGAAAGTTCTGCTCCTGCCGCCAAAAAATAAGGATTGTAACAGAGTGATACAGTATCTTTTCGGGCGTGGTATTGACTATCAGCTCATACAGGAGTGTATCTCAGATGGCACGCTTTATGAAAGTGCCGATTATCACAATGCTGTTTTTATCGGCAAAGACGAAAGCGGAACACCGAAATATGCCGCCCTGCGAGGCACTCTCGGCAGCACTTTCAAGCAGGACGCATCGGGCAGCGACAAGCGGTATTCGTTCCGACTTCTGGCAAAGAAGCCTGCGGATACCGTGCATTTATTTGAAGCTGCTATTGATTTACTGTCCTATGCCACTTATCTGAAATGCGAGGGCAAGGACTACAAATCGGAAAGTTTGCTCTCTTTATCGGGCGTGTATCAGCCAAAGAAAGAGATGAAGGACAGCAAAATCCCCATAGCTCTCACAACTTTTTTGAGTGCCAATCCACAAATTAAGACCATAGTTCTGCATCTGGATAATGATAAGGTAGGCAGGCTTTGTACCGCTACTTTGAAAGAACTGTTGCAGAAAGACTACAAAATCGTTGATGATCCACCGCCTGTCGGCAAGGACTTCAACGATTTTTTGTTGTCCTATCTGGAAATTGCAAGACCTATGCCCAAGTGTGAAAGGAGTGATTCCCGTTGA
- a CDS encoding DUF3789 domain-containing protein, whose product MLGGLFGVACMCCLQINRLSERKEVDNAKKKCADTFPSD is encoded by the coding sequence ATGCTCGGCGGTCTGTTCGGCGTTGCGTGTATGTGTTGCTTGCAGATAAACAGACTTTCCGAGAGAAAGGAAGTGGACAATGCGAAAAAGAAATGTGCAGATACTTTTCCGTCTGACTGA
- a CDS encoding plasmid mobilization protein, which translates to MRKRNVQILFRLTEEEAEHLNEIVRKSGRSKEAFLREMVRGYQLCEKPDPEFYKMMRELSAIGNRINQLAVKANALGFVDTPMLREEARKWHEFQIDIRKRYLLPRRSS; encoded by the coding sequence ATGCGAAAAAGAAATGTGCAGATACTTTTCCGTCTGACTGAGGAGGAAGCCGAACACCTTAATGAGATTGTGCGGAAATCGGGTCGCTCAAAAGAAGCCTTTTTAAGAGAAATGGTAAGGGGCTATCAGCTCTGCGAGAAGCCCGACCCAGAGTTCTATAAAATGATGCGTGAGCTGTCCGCCATTGGCAACCGTATCAATCAGCTTGCGGTTAAGGCAAACGCCCTCGGTTTTGTGGATACCCCGATGCTCCGTGAGGAAGCAAGGAAATGGCACGAGTTTCAGATTGACATTCGCAAAAGGTATCTGCTTCCACGCAGGTCATCGTAA
- a CDS encoding relaxase/mobilization nuclease domain-containing protein — translation MAVCEIWDVRGRLDHPIDYAENPEKTANPKYTEADLQAMVDVMEYATNKDKTEQRFFVTGVNCDPTTARDEMMIAKVQWNDTSEIVCYHGFQSFKHGEVTPEQAHEVGVKLAERMWGDRFQVIVATHLNTDCLHNHFVVNSVSFADGMHYHDNKANLRLLRQRSDELCREYALSVIEHPSGKKKPYALYQAEKQGRPTRDNVARQAVDEAISKSFTLKDFDRQLTEMGYRINFDPNRKYWTIIGKGWQRPKRLYKLGEEYTNDRIMERISENSYAVKFQSFSESQPQVKVYRVKGSLKNAKKIGGLRGLYLHYCYKLGILPKGRKQNYARLHYLLKDDLMKMEAITQETRLLCRNHIDTAEQLCSYKGSLETEMSALLQKRKELYSKSRRISGEEKEAVKAELSVISGRLKVIRKEVRLCEGISARSDTLKEKLQTIRADENEQQRKELMKNEHRRRSGRTNRPNELGGL, via the coding sequence ATGGCGGTCTGCGAGATATGGGATGTGCGTGGCAGGCTCGACCACCCAATCGACTATGCCGAAAATCCCGAAAAGACCGCCAACCCCAAATACACCGAAGCCGACCTGCAGGCGATGGTCGATGTAATGGAGTACGCTACTAATAAGGATAAGACCGAGCAGCGTTTTTTTGTCACAGGCGTAAACTGTGACCCGACCACCGCCAGAGATGAAATGATGATTGCCAAAGTCCAATGGAACGATACGAGTGAGATTGTCTGTTACCACGGCTTTCAGAGCTTCAAGCACGGTGAGGTTACGCCAGAGCAGGCTCACGAGGTCGGCGTTAAACTTGCCGAGCGAATGTGGGGCGACAGATTTCAAGTCATCGTTGCCACCCACCTGAATACCGACTGCTTGCATAATCACTTTGTCGTGAACTCTGTTTCTTTTGCGGACGGTATGCACTACCACGACAACAAAGCAAATCTGCGGCTGCTCCGTCAGCGTTCCGATGAGCTTTGCCGTGAGTATGCCCTGTCTGTCATCGAACACCCAAGCGGCAAGAAAAAGCCCTACGCCCTTTACCAAGCCGAAAAGCAGGGGCGACCCACGAGGGATAATGTTGCCAGACAAGCGGTGGATGAAGCTATCAGCAAATCATTCACGCTGAAAGACTTTGACCGTCAGTTGACAGAAATGGGTTACCGCATAAACTTTGACCCCAACCGCAAGTATTGGACGATTATAGGCAAGGGCTGGCAAAGACCCAAGCGGCTTTATAAGCTCGGAGAGGAATACACCAATGACAGGATTATGGAGCGTATCAGCGAAAATTCCTATGCGGTCAAATTCCAGAGCTTCTCAGAGTCACAGCCACAGGTCAAGGTCTATCGGGTCAAAGGCTCATTGAAGAATGCCAAGAAAATCGGCGGCTTGCGTGGGCTGTATCTCCATTACTGCTACAAGCTCGGTATCCTGCCCAAAGGCAGAAAACAAAATTATGCACGGCTTCATTATCTCTTAAAGGATGACCTTATGAAGATGGAAGCCATCACGCAGGAAACAAGGCTGCTTTGCCGCAATCACATTGATACGGCGGAGCAGCTTTGTTCATATAAAGGCTCTCTGGAAACGGAGATGTCTGCCCTGCTTCAGAAGCGAAAGGAGCTTTACTCCAAATCCCGCAGGATAAGCGGCGAAGAAAAGGAAGCGGTTAAGGCAGAGCTTTCCGTCATTTCGGGGCGGCTGAAAGTTATCCGAAAGGAGGTCAGACTGTGCGAGGGCATTTCCGCCCGTAGTGATACCCTCAAGGAAAAATTGCAGACGATACGGGCAGACGAAAACGAACAGCAAAGAAAGGAGTTGATGAAGAATGAACACAGGCGGCGAAGCGGCAGAACAAATCGTCCGAATGAGCTTGGAGGGCTTTGA
- a CDS encoding PcfB family protein, whose translation MNTGGEAAEQIVRMSLEGFEVAAKITGAGAKNIAILLYSILKEEKKTKGKARLTSMLRSGKELKVFTVKSGDLKKFTQEAKKYGVLYCVLTDRKNKDPNAEVDVIARAEDASKISRIVERFNLASVDTASIVTEAEKSKDAKDGQPEPDIGVQEKAEKDKLLDELMGKPVQKEENSPNPSVAKTEKSPQSEPTSEQPKKSAEGATMTKEKPSVREELRKIKESRKEQEAEIGTSALDKSGASDRAKSANRKTEHKQPQRKKKKPKSKETR comes from the coding sequence ATGAACACAGGCGGCGAAGCGGCAGAACAAATCGTCCGAATGAGCTTGGAGGGCTTTGAGGTCGCTGCCAAAATCACAGGTGCAGGTGCGAAGAACATCGCTATCCTGTTGTATTCCATTCTCAAAGAAGAAAAGAAAACCAAAGGCAAAGCAAGGCTGACAAGTATGCTACGTTCTGGTAAGGAGCTGAAAGTCTTTACTGTCAAAAGCGGCGACTTAAAGAAGTTTACGCAGGAAGCGAAAAAATACGGTGTGCTTTACTGCGTCCTCACGGACAGGAAAAACAAAGACCCAAATGCAGAGGTCGATGTCATCGCCCGTGCCGAGGACGCATCGAAAATCAGCCGTATCGTGGAACGCTTTAATCTTGCTTCGGTGGATACCGCTTCTATTGTGACGGAAGCCGAGAAATCCAAAGATGCAAAGGACGGTCAGCCAGAGCCAGATATTGGTGTGCAGGAAAAGGCGGAGAAAGATAAGCTACTTGACGAGCTTATGGGCAAGCCTGTCCAGAAGGAGGAAAACTCCCCAAACCCCTCGGTGGCAAAGACAGAAAAATCCCCTCAGTCCGAGCCTACCTCAGAGCAGCCAAAGAAGTCCGCAGAGGGGGCTACTATGACTAAGGAGAAACCTTCTGTCAGAGAGGAACTGCGGAAAATCAAGGAGAGCCGCAAGGAGCAGGAAGCAGAGATTGGCACTTCCGCCCTGGACAAAAGCGGAGCTTCCGACAGGGCGAAAAGTGCTAACAGGAAAACGGAGCATAAACAGCCCCAGAGAAAGAAAAAGAAACCAAAATCCAAAGAAACGAGGTAA
- a CDS encoding VirD4-like conjugal transfer protein, CD1115 family yields the protein MRNDDQKTSLILSVCGILPVVWLALLTAPYVSGGLVEIIRGLPVAMGNPFEIMVCEDSVKTVLIFLLAYAMGIGVYFSTRRNYRRREEHGSAKWGNAGALNKKYRDKDPSANKLLTQNVRIGLDGKKHRRNLNILVCGGSGAGKTRFFCKPNAMQCNTSFVILDPKGEIVRDIGGLLENKGYEVRVLDLINMHRSHCYNPFVYLRNDNDVQRLVTNLFKATTPKGSQSQDPFWDTAASMLLLALVFYLKYEAPPDEQNFPMVMELLRAGEVREDDDSYVSPLDELFDRLEMVNPEHIALKYYRDYHSGSAKTLKSIQITLAARLEKFNLESLAGLTATDELDLPSLGEKKVALFALIPDNDTSFNFLVSILYTQLFQQLFYLADHKYGGSLPVHCHFIMDEFANVSLPDDFDKILSVMRSRGVSVSIILQNLAQLKALFEKQWESIVGNCDEFLYLGGNEQSTHKYVSELLGKETIDTNTYGKSSGRSGNYSTNYQISGRELMTPDEVRMLDNRYALLFVRGERPVMDFKYDILKHPNVKLTADGGQPPYIHGEPTQAVATLVFDSDIPDNAVSVKAVSTSYELLSDEDLEEIFNL from the coding sequence ATGAGGAACGATGACCAGAAAACGAGCTTAATCCTTTCTGTCTGCGGCATACTTCCTGTCGTATGGCTTGCCCTGCTGACAGCACCCTATGTCAGCGGCGGTCTTGTAGAGATTATCCGAGGTCTGCCTGTGGCGATGGGCAATCCGTTTGAAATAATGGTATGTGAGGACAGCGTAAAGACTGTCCTCATTTTTTTACTTGCCTACGCTATGGGCATCGGCGTTTATTTCTCTACACGCAGGAATTACCGCAGGCGTGAGGAACACGGCTCTGCGAAATGGGGCAACGCAGGTGCTTTGAATAAGAAGTACCGAGATAAAGACCCGTCAGCCAATAAGCTCTTGACCCAGAATGTCCGTATCGGGTTGGACGGGAAAAAGCACCGCAGGAATCTGAATATTTTAGTCTGCGGCGGCTCTGGTGCGGGAAAAACGAGGTTTTTCTGCAAGCCAAATGCTATGCAGTGCAACACATCTTTTGTAATACTCGACCCAAAGGGCGAAATCGTCCGTGACATTGGCGGTCTGTTGGAAAATAAAGGCTATGAGGTGCGTGTGCTTGACCTTATCAATATGCACCGGAGCCATTGTTACAATCCCTTTGTCTATCTGCGGAACGATAACGATGTTCAGAGGTTGGTAACAAACTTGTTTAAGGCGACCACGCCGAAAGGCTCACAGTCGCAAGACCCGTTCTGGGATACGGCGGCGAGTATGCTGCTTCTGGCTCTGGTGTTCTATCTGAAATATGAAGCACCGCCAGACGAGCAGAATTTCCCGATGGTTATGGAGCTGCTCCGTGCAGGCGAAGTCCGAGAGGACGATGACAGCTATGTAAGCCCTCTGGACGAGCTGTTTGACCGTCTGGAAATGGTAAACCCAGAGCATATCGCCCTAAAGTATTACAGGGATTACCACAGTGGTAGTGCAAAGACCTTAAAGAGTATCCAGATAACCCTTGCCGCAAGGCTTGAAAAATTCAATCTGGAGAGCCTTGCAGGGCTTACCGCCACCGATGAGCTTGACCTGCCAAGTCTGGGAGAAAAGAAGGTCGCTCTGTTCGCTCTGATACCAGACAACGACACGAGCTTTAACTTCCTTGTCAGTATCCTTTATACCCAGCTCTTTCAACAGCTTTTTTATCTGGCAGACCACAAGTACGGCGGAAGCCTGCCTGTGCATTGCCATTTCATAATGGACGAATTTGCGAATGTTTCATTGCCTGATGACTTTGATAAAATCCTGTCCGTTATGCGTTCCAGAGGGGTATCGGTATCCATTATCCTGCAAAATCTGGCACAGCTCAAAGCCCTTTTTGAAAAGCAATGGGAAAGCATTGTTGGCAACTGCGATGAGTTTTTGTATCTGGGTGGCAACGAGCAAAGCACCCACAAATATGTGTCAGAGCTTTTGGGCAAGGAAACCATTGATACCAACACCTACGGGAAAAGCTCTGGGCGGAGTGGTAACTATTCAACAAATTATCAGATTTCGGGGCGTGAGCTGATGACCCCAGACGAAGTGCGTATGCTTGATAACCGTTACGCACTTCTTTTTGTGCGTGGAGAACGCCCCGTTATGGACTTCAAGTATGACATCTTGAAGCACCCGAATGTGAAGCTGACGGCTGACGGAGGGCAACCACCGTATATCCACGGAGAGCCTACGCAGGCTGTCGCAACCCTTGTGTTTGACAGTGATATTCCAGATAATGCCGTGAGCGTGAAAGCTGTCAGCACTTCCTATGAGCTTCTGTCCGATGAGGACTTGGAAGAAATATTCAATTTATAA
- a CDS encoding glutamyl-tRNA amidotransferase subunit A gives MKLFKKNENRKTTKLPMTKKVKKGFRYYCMAVMAMTFVLGTSVTAFAANDPIQVVNNLSDFIFGLVRAVGMIMLGFGIVQIGLSLKSHDPSQRANGFLTLAGGVVITFAKEILTLITG, from the coding sequence ATGAAACTTTTTAAGAAGAACGAGAACAGGAAAACCACGAAGCTGCCGATGACTAAAAAGGTTAAGAAAGGCTTCCGCTATTACTGTATGGCTGTTATGGCAATGACCTTTGTGCTTGGTACTTCCGTAACCGCCTTTGCTGCCAATGACCCCATTCAGGTAGTCAACAATCTGTCCGATTTCATTTTCGGTCTGGTGAGGGCTGTTGGTATGATTATGCTCGGCTTTGGTATCGTGCAGATTGGTCTTTCCCTCAAATCCCATGACCCGTCCCAGAGAGCTAACGGATTTTTGACCCTTGCAGGCGGCGTTGTCATTACCTTCGCAAAAGAAATCTTGACTCTTATCACAGGCTAA
- a CDS encoding PrgI family protein produces MEVKINKEIRNYTESMFFGLSLRQFIFSVLACGVAVGLYFLLRPRFGTETLSWVCILGAFPFAAMGFIKYNGMTAEQFVWAWIKSEFLMPKKLMFLPDNLYYETMKPTIEAHEKGLPTVRKKQKGRTPKPKKTKKKKAKRSKEVNNAENS; encoded by the coding sequence TTGGAAGTCAAGATAAATAAGGAAATCCGTAATTATACGGAGAGTATGTTTTTTGGACTGTCCCTCAGACAGTTCATTTTTTCTGTCCTTGCCTGCGGCGTGGCGGTGGGTTTGTATTTTCTTCTCCGTCCACGGTTTGGTACGGAAACCCTCAGTTGGGTTTGTATCTTAGGTGCGTTCCCCTTTGCGGCAATGGGATTTATCAAATACAACGGTATGACCGCAGAGCAGTTTGTCTGGGCGTGGATTAAATCGGAATTTCTGATGCCGAAAAAGCTGATGTTCCTGCCAGATAATCTCTATTACGAAACGATGAAGCCGACCATTGAAGCCCATGAAAAAGGGTTGCCGACAGTACGGAAAAAGCAGAAAGGCAGGACACCGAAACCAAAGAAAACGAAAAAGAAAAAAGCGAAACGCAGCAAGGAGGTAAACAATGCTGAGAACTCTTAA
- a CDS encoding VirB4-like conjugal transfer ATPase, CD1110 family, whose amino-acid sequence MLRTLKNLFKQDREKFVVPKSVQNVIPIKTIWDDGIFLVGRNKYAKTFKFEDINYAVASREDKEAMFLEYSELLNSLDSGATTKITINNRRLNKADFEQTILIPMADDGLDKYRKEYNKMLLDKATGANSIVQDKYVTVSVCKKNIEEARNYFARVGADLIAHFNRLGSKCVELDAGDKLRIFHDFYRTGEETAFHFDITQTMRKGHDFKDFICPDAFEFESDCFRMGDRYGRVIFLREYAAYIKDSMVAELCELNRNMMLSVDIIPVPTDEAVREVENRLLGVETNITNWQRKQNQNNNFSAVIPYDLEQQRKESKEFLDDLTTRDQRMMFAVLTMVHTADTKEQLDNDTEALLTTARKHLCQFAVLKYQQMDGLNTALPFGVRKIDALRTLTTESLAVFIPFRVQEIYHENGVYYGQNVISKNMIIANRRQLLNGNSFILGVSGAGKSFTAKEEMTNIILTDPNADIIIIDPEREYSPLVKAMQGEVIHISATSENHINAMDMNSDYGDGANPVILKSEFILSLCEQLIGGTNLGAKQKSIIDRCTASVYRYYQQGNYMGTPPTLQDFREELLKQNEPEAQEIALAIELFTDGSLNTFAKHTNVDTHSRLICYDILDLGKQLQPIGMLVVLDSILNRITQNRAKGRNTFIFIDEIYLLFQHEYSANFLFTLWKRVRKYGAYCTGITQNVDDLLQSHTARTMLANSEFIIMLNQASTDRLELAKLLNISDLQMSYITNVGAGQGLLKVGSSLVPFVNKFPRNTELYKLMTTKFGEV is encoded by the coding sequence ATGCTGAGAACTCTTAAAAATCTGTTCAAGCAGGACAGGGAAAAGTTTGTTGTGCCGAAGTCGGTACAGAATGTTATCCCGATTAAGACAATCTGGGATGACGGCATATTCCTTGTCGGCAGGAACAAGTACGCAAAGACCTTTAAATTTGAGGATATAAACTATGCCGTGGCAAGCCGTGAGGATAAGGAAGCAATGTTCCTTGAATACTCGGAGCTTCTTAATTCCCTTGACAGCGGTGCGACCACGAAAATCACTATCAACAACCGTCGCTTGAACAAAGCTGATTTTGAACAGACTATTTTAATCCCAATGGCTGATGACGGTCTGGATAAGTACCGCAAGGAATACAACAAAATGCTTCTGGATAAGGCGACAGGGGCTAATTCCATCGTACAGGATAAGTATGTAACCGTATCTGTCTGCAAGAAGAATATCGAGGAAGCCCGAAACTACTTCGCCCGTGTGGGTGCTGACCTTATCGCCCACTTTAACCGTCTGGGGTCGAAGTGTGTGGAACTGGACGCAGGCGACAAGCTGCGTATCTTCCACGACTTCTACCGTACAGGAGAAGAAACAGCGTTCCACTTCGATATTACCCAGACGATGCGGAAAGGTCACGATTTCAAGGATTTTATCTGCCCTGATGCCTTTGAATTTGAGAGCGACTGCTTCAGAATGGGTGACAGATATGGGCGTGTGATTTTTCTCAGAGAGTATGCGGCATATATCAAGGACAGTATGGTTGCGGAGCTTTGTGAGCTGAACAGGAATATGATGCTGTCCGTTGATATTATCCCCGTTCCCACAGATGAAGCCGTGCGGGAGGTGGAAAACCGTCTGCTTGGTGTGGAAACCAATATCACGAATTGGCAGAGGAAGCAGAACCAGAACAATAATTTTTCTGCCGTTATCCCCTATGACTTGGAACAGCAGCGGAAGGAAAGCAAGGAATTTCTGGACGATTTGACGACCCGTGACCAGAGAATGATGTTTGCCGTGCTGACGATGGTGCATACGGCAGATACCAAAGAGCAGCTCGACAATGATACAGAAGCTCTCTTGACTACCGCAAGAAAGCATTTGTGCCAGTTTGCGGTGCTGAAATATCAGCAGATGGACGGATTGAATACAGCCCTGCCATTTGGTGTACGGAAGATAGATGCCCTGCGTACCCTCACAACGGAGAGCCTTGCAGTGTTTATCCCGTTCCGTGTGCAGGAAATCTACCACGAAAACGGTGTGTATTACGGTCAGAATGTCATCAGCAAAAATATGATTATCGCCAACCGCAGGCAGCTCCTTAACGGCAATTCCTTTATTCTTGGTGTGTCGGGTGCAGGAAAATCCTTTACCGCAAAGGAAGAAATGACGAATATCATTCTGACCGACCCTAATGCCGATATAATCATCATTGACCCAGAGCGTGAATATTCCCCGCTTGTGAAAGCAATGCAGGGAGAGGTCATTCATATCTCTGCGACAAGTGAAAATCACATCAATGCTATGGATATGAACTCCGATTACGGTGATGGTGCAAACCCCGTCATTCTGAAATCGGAGTTTATTTTATCCCTTTGCGAACAGCTCATCGGCGGCACGAACTTGGGAGCAAAGCAGAAATCTATCATTGACCGCTGTACGGCAAGCGTCTACCGCTACTATCAGCAGGGCAACTATATGGGAACGCCGCCCACCTTGCAGGACTTCCGTGAGGAACTGTTAAAACAGAATGAGCCAGAAGCACAGGAAATCGCCCTTGCGATTGAGTTGTTTACGGACGGGTCGCTTAATACCTTTGCAAAGCACACGAATGTTGATACTCACAGCCGTCTTATCTGCTATGACATTCTGGATTTGGGTAAACAGTTACAGCCTATCGGTATGCTCGTCGTGCTTGACAGCATCTTAAACCGTATAACGCAGAACAGAGCCAAAGGCAGAAATACCTTTATTTTCATTGATGAAATCTATCTCCTCTTTCAGCACGAATACTCTGCAAACTTCCTCTTTACCCTCTGGAAGCGTGTGCGTAAATACGGTGCATACTGTACGGGTATTACACAGAATGTAGACGACCTTTTGCAGAGCCATACCGCAAGGACGATGCTTGCTAACAGTGAATTTATCATTATGCTTAACCAAGCGTCCACGGACAGACTTGAGCTTGCCAAGCTCCTTAATATCTCCGACCTTCAGATGAGCTATATCACGAATGTCGGTGCAGGACAGGGATTACTCAAAGTTGGCAGCTCCCTTGTACCATTTGTAAACAAGTTCCCACGCAATACCGAGCTTTACAAGTTGATGACAACAAAGTTCGGTGAGGTCTAA
- a CDS encoding DUF6075 family protein: MADIKFRDTAHRDFFLENMMKCRVNDCYHRAFFYVMGIASETRANINQMFNFKEDCIEPEGMHGGWQTSGTVKVCHLAFNLWNGYAEEGRERYFTPEELFCCEFAPYFMEGIKVRYPEYCWELPAPRKQTEISR; this comes from the coding sequence ATGGCTGATATTAAATTCCGTGATACGGCTCACCGTGATTTCTTTCTGGAAAATATGATGAAATGCAGAGTGAACGACTGTTATCATAGGGCATTTTTCTATGTAATGGGTATCGCTTCAGAAACGAGGGCGAACATCAACCAGATGTTCAATTTCAAGGAGGACTGCATCGAGCCAGAGGGTATGCACGGCGGCTGGCAGACAAGCGGAACAGTCAAGGTCTGCCATCTTGCTTTTAACCTTTGGAACGGGTATGCAGAGGAAGGGCGGGAACGGTATTTCACGCCAGAGGAGTTGTTCTGCTGTGAGTTTGCTCCCTACTTTATGGAGGGCATCAAGGTCAGATACCCCGAATATTGCTGGGAGCTTCCTGCTCCCAGAAAACAGACGGAAATTTCAAGATAA
- the srtB gene encoding class B sortase, with amino-acid sequence MKNYKSIICVAAAVCLLGTAAFCGFRIYHHYAQVDEQTEAFEEIAEMVEQAPTEETMPDDAPVSEGEDVLAKYQELYLQNEDMVGWLSIAGTIINYPVMQSRNNPNFYLKHNFEKEYSDLGTPYVQENCDIAESDNLVIYGHHIKGGKMFGALEDYKSKSFYEEHKNIQFDTLTEQEEYEIVAVFKTVAYSSEGFRYYDFVDAENEEDFNSYVGKCKELALYDTGVTAEYGDRLITLSTCEYSAQNGRLVVVAKKVG; translated from the coding sequence ATGAAGAATTATAAATCTATTATCTGTGTTGCCGCCGCCGTGTGTCTGTTAGGTACGGCGGCTTTTTGCGGCTTCCGTATTTACCATCACTATGCACAGGTGGACGAACAGACGGAAGCCTTTGAGGAGATTGCCGAAATGGTAGAGCAGGCTCCCACGGAGGAAACCATGCCAGACGATGCCCCTGTCAGCGAGGGAGAAGATGTGCTTGCCAAGTATCAGGAATTGTATTTACAGAATGAGGATATGGTCGGTTGGCTTTCCATTGCCGGCACGATAATCAATTATCCTGTGATGCAGAGTAGGAACAATCCGAATTTCTATCTGAAGCACAATTTTGAAAAAGAGTACAGTGACTTAGGTACGCCTTATGTGCAGGAGAATTGTGATATTGCCGAAAGTGACAATCTGGTTATCTACGGTCATCACATCAAGGGCGGCAAGATGTTTGGAGCGTTGGAGGATTACAAGTCCAAGAGCTTTTATGAGGAACACAAGAATATTCAGTTTGATACCCTCACAGAGCAGGAAGAGTATGAAATCGTCGCCGTATTTAAGACTGTGGCGTACAGCTCTGAGGGCTTCCGATACTACGACTTTGTTGATGCGGAGAATGAGGAAGATTTTAATTCCTATGTCGGGAAGTGCAAGGAGCTTGCTTTGTATGATACAGGTGTGACCGCTGAATACGGCGACAGGCTCATTACCCTTTCCACCTGCGAATACTCCGCACAGAACGGCAGACTCGTTGTAGTGGCAAAAAAGGTCGGCTGA